Proteins encoded in a region of the Zea mays cultivar B73 chromosome 2, Zm-B73-REFERENCE-NAM-5.0, whole genome shotgun sequence genome:
- the LOC100285958 gene encoding wall-associated receptor kinase 5, with translation MEEVLSVHLAVAVALLLLLAAKRTPAVAVPSPQCQRQCGGVDIVFPFGIGDNCSLSAGFNVSCQEVQVQGGVVVYRPFLGNVELLNISLIHGTIRELNHISTYCYDSSSSSMELSTWCFDASETPFRFSDVQNKFTAIGCQTLAYIMDNTDKSYQSGCVSTCQSLSDLADGSCSGIGCCQTDIPKGMGFYNVSFDTGQISPSGLGRCSYAVLMEAAAFSFRTTYIDTTDFNDTSAGQVPVVMDWAIRDGPPSCELAKRNEETGSYAYACLSGNSECVDSPNGPGYLCNCSSGYEGNPYLPHGCHDVDECKNSPCPSGGVCHNTVGGYRCSCRVGRKLNERSNTCDPDTTLITGVTIGFLVLVILSSFGYMILQKTKLNQVKQEHFRQHGGMILFERMRSENGLAFTVFSEAELVKATDNYDKSKIIGKGGHGTVYKGIVKGNVPIAIKRCALVGERQKKEFGQEMLILSQINHKNIVKLEGCCLEVEVPMLVYEFVPNGTLYELIHGKDQASQTPFCTLLRIAHEAAEGLSFLHSYASPPIIHGDVKSANILLDGNYMAKVSDFGASVLAPSDKEQYVTMVQGTCGYLDPEYMQTCQLTEKSDVYSFGVVLLEILTGQEPLKLDGPETQRSLSSKFLSAMKENSLDAILPSHVNGQGSDELIRGLAELAKQCLDMCGSNRPSMKEVADELGRLRKLSLHPWVQIDADMIETQSLLSGTTAASFEIEVGTTEVQLAVHALCSFPPYARAIPVDAVRISGRARMARSAPRYAACERVGMDAHQRMTRYALRILGH, from the exons ATGGAAGAAGTGCTCTCTGTACACCTTGCTGTTGCTGTTGCTCTTCTACTTCTGTTGGCGGCAAAGCGCACCCCCGCTGTTGCGGTTCCTAGCCCTCAGTGCCAACGGCAATGTGGCGGCGTTGACATTGTGTTTCCGTTCGGCATCGGTGACAACTGCTCGCTATCAGCAGGATTTAACGTCAGCTGCCAGGAGGTCCAAGTCCAAGGTGGCGTCGTCGTCTACAGGCCATTCCTCGGCAACGTTGAGCTGCTCAACATCTCCTTGATACATGGCACGATCCGGGAGCTGAACCACATCTCGACATACTGCTACGACTCCTCCTCGAGCTCCATGGAGCTCAGTACTTGGTGTTTTGACGCGAGCGAAACCCCGTTCCGGTTCTCGGACGTCCAGAACAAGTTCACCGCCATAGGGTGCCAGACCCTCGCCTACATCATGGACAACACCGACAAGAGCTACCAGAGTGGGTGCGTCTCGACGTGCCAGAGTTTGTCAGACCTAGCGGACGGATCCTGCTCCGGCATAGGCTGCTGCCAGACAGACATACCCAAGGGGATGGGCTTCTACAACGTAAGCTTCGACACAGGGCAAATTTCGCCGTCGGGCCTCGGCCGCTGCAGCTACGCCGTGCTGATGGAGGCGGCGGCGTTCAGCTTCAGGACAACGTACATCGACACGACAGATTTCAACGACACGAGTGCTGGGCAGGTACCCGTAGTGATGGACTGGGCGATAAGAGATGGCCCGCCGTCGTGTGAGCTCGCCAAAAGGAACGAGGAGACGGGCTCTTACGCTTACGCGTGCCTCAGCGGCAACAGCGAGTGTGTGGATTCCCCCAATGGACCAGGGTATCTGTGCAACTGCTCAAGTGGCTACGAAGGCAACCCATATCTTCCACATGGATGCCATG ATGTCGATGAGTGCAAGAACAGTCCATGCCCTTCAGGAGGTGTTTGCCACAACACGGTCGGAGGGTACAGGTGTTCTTGTCGAGTAGGAAGAAAGCTCAACGAGCGAAGCAATACGTGTGACCCTGATACCACATTAATAACAG GAGTTACAATCGGCTTTCTTGTTCTCGTAATCTTGTCCTCCTTCGGATACATGATCCTTCAGAAGACAAAACTGAACCAGGTTAAGCAAGAGCATTTTCGGCAGCACGGAGGCATGATTCTGTTCGAGAGGATGAGGTCAGAAAATGGCCTTGCTTTCACGGTATTCAGTGAAGCTGAGCTTGTAAAAGCTACAGACAACTACGACAAGAGCAAGATAATTGGGAAGGGAGGCCATGGGACAGTCTACAAAGGGATAGTCAAGGGCAACGTGCCGATCGCGATTAAGCGATGTGCGCTTGTTGGCGAAAGGCAGAAGAAAGAGTTTGGTCAAGAGATGCTGATACTCTCCCAAATCAACCACAAGAACATCGTCAAGCTCGAGGGCTGTTGCCTCGAGGTGGAAGTTCCGATGTTGGTCTACGAGTTCGTTCCAAACGGCACCCTGTATGAACTTATCCATGGCAAGGACCAAGCGTCACAAACCCCCTTCTGCACCCTACTAAGGATCGCCCATGAAGCAGCAGAGGGCCTCAGTTTTCTGCACTCGTACGCGTCTCCTCCGATCATCCATGGCGACGTGAAGAGCGCCAACATCCTTCTTGACGGTAACTACATGGCGAAAGTGTCAGATTTTGGGGCCTCCGTACTAGCGCCATCCGACAAAGAGCAGTATGTCACAATGGTTCAAGGTACCTGTGGATACCTCGACCCTGAATACATGCAGACATGCCAACTGACAGAGAAGAGTGACGTCTACAGCTTCGGTGTTGTCCTTCTTGAGATCCTCACCGGCCAAGAGCCTCTCAAGTTGGATGGGCCTGAGACGCAAAGAAGCTTGTCGTCGAAGTTCTTGTCCGCTATGAAGGAGAACAGTCTTGATGCGATCTTGCCGAGCCACGTCAACGGACAAGGGAGTGATGAACTGATCAGAGGGCTCGCAGAGCTAGCCAAGCAGTGCCTGGACATGTGTGGCAGCAATAGACCGTCCATGAAGGAGGTCGCCGATGAGCTTGGTAGGTTGAGGAAGCTTTCGCTGCATCCTTGGGTACAGATCGATGCAGATATGATAGAGACTCAAAGCCTTCTTAGTGGAACAACGGCTGCTAGCTTTGAAATAGAAGTTGGTACAACTGA AGTTCAGTTAGCTGTTCATGCGTTGTGTTCATTTCCTCCATATGCGCGCGCGATTCCTGTGGACGCCGTGCGCATTAGTGGCCGCGCGAGAATGGCTCGCAGCGCGCCGAGGTACGCGGCGTGCGAGCGTGTGGGGATGGACGCACACCAACGCATGACGCGATATGCGCTCAGGATACTTGGTCATTGA
- the LOC103648521 gene encoding wall-associated receptor kinase 1: protein MEARCVHLVIVGVLLVLAAAQEATAIAVPGPQCQSQCGGVDIHFPFGIGDNCSRSPRFNVSCQEVQDGIYKPFLSGVFELLNISLLHGTIRELNPISTYCYNSPSGRMESRTSGHDAVSSTFRFSDVHNRFTVIGCNTLAIIYDRTGTGYQSGCVSTCQSLSDVVDGGSCSGRGCCQTAIPKGMDYYNVSFDASFNTSRIWSFSRCSYAVLMEAAAFRFSTAYIKTTRFNDTGAGQVPVVMDWAIREREASSCEVAQQNNGTGSYACVSSNSECVDSQNGPGYLCNCTQGYQGNPYLPGGCHDVDECKYSPCPTGGVCHNTVGGYRCSCRAGLKFSEQSNSCGPNINLIIGLALSSAGAILIVAAAVAIFTRRWQRIVQKRLRKRYFHKNKGILLEQLFSSSANNNGTKIFSLDDLQKATNNFDRTRVVGNGGHGTVYKGILADQRVVAIKKSKLVESTEIEQFINEVAILSQINHRNVVKLHGCCLESEVPLLVYEFISNGTLYDLLHHRDRELPWEARLRIAAEVAGALTYLHSAASVSILHRDVKSMNVLLSDSYTAKVSDFGASRSIPIDQTHLVTAVQGTFGYLDPEYFHTGQLNEKSDVYSFGVILLELLTRKKPIVDGDSGYKVNLSSYFLWETERRPLEEIVDVGIIGEASTEAILGMAQLAEECLSLTREDRPTMKDVEMRLQMLRCQQDVAPRAHPAKRTKMISHAIPMAASQHGSRQYSQEQEFILSSRVPR, encoded by the exons ATGGAAGCGCGCTGTGTACACCTTGTCATCGTTGGTGTTCTACTCGTGTTGGCGGCGGCACAGGAGGCCACCGCTATTGCGGTTCCTGGCCCTCAATGCCAAAGTCAGTGTGGCGGCGTTGACATCCATTTCCCGTTCGGCATCGGTGACAATTGCTCGCGGTCACCACGCTTCAACGTGAGCTGCCAGGAGGTCCAAGATGGCATCTACAAGCCATTCCTCAGCGGTGTCTTTGAGCTGCTCAACATTTCCTTGCTCCATGGCACGATCCGGGAGCTGAACCCCATCTCCACGTACTGCTACAACTCGCCCTCAGGTCGCATGGAGAGCAGGACCTCGGGGCACGACGCGGTCTCGTCCACGTTCCGGTTCTCAGACGTCCACAACAGGTTCACTGTCATCGGATGCAACACCCTCGCCATCATCTACGACAGGACCGGCACCGGCTACCAGAGCGGGTGTGTCTCGACGTGCCAGAGCCTGTCGGACGTGGTggacggcggctcctgctccggcaggGGCTGTTGCCAGACGGCCATACCCAAGGGGATGGACTACTACAACGTGAGCTTCGACGCGAGCTTCAACACGAGCCGGATTTGGAGCTTCAGCCGCTGCAGCTACGCCGTGCTGATGGAGGCGGCGGCGTTCCGTTTCAGCACCGCGTACATCAAGACCACCCGATTCAACGACACGGGCGCTGGGCAGGTGCCCGTGGTGATGGACTGGGCGATCAGGGAGAGGGAGGCGTCGTCGTGTGAGGTCGCCCAACAGAATAATGGGACGGGCTCTTACGCATGCGTCAGTAGCAACAGCGAGTGCGTGGATTCACAAAATGGGCCAGGGTACCTGTGCAACTGCACCCAGGGGTACCAAGGCAACCCATACCTTCCAGGCGGATGCCATG ATGTTGATGAATGTAAGTACAGCCCATGTCCTACGGGTGGCGTCTGCCACAACACGGTAGGAGGATACCGATGTTCATGCCGAGCAGGACTCAAGTTTTCTGAACAAAGCAATAGTTGTGGCCCTAATATCAACCTAATAATTG GTCTTGCACTAAGTAGTGCCGGTGCCATTCTGATTGTCGCTGCAGCTGTTGCTATCTTTACACGGAGGTGGCAGAGAATCGTTCAGAAAAGGCTTAGAAAGAGGTACTTTCACAAGAACAAGGGTATTCTCCTAGAACAACTGTTCTCGTCATCAGCAAATAACAACGGTACGAAGATATTCTCTCTGGACGACCTACAGAAGGCCACCAACAACTTCGACCGCACACGTGTGGTCGGCAACGGCGGCCATGGCACGGTCTACAAGGGCATACTGGCTGATCAGCGCGTGGTGGCAATTAAGAAATCGAAACTCGTAGAGAGCACCGAAATCGAGCAGTTCATCAACGAGGTGGCCATACTCTCACAGATCAACCATCGCAACGTGGTGAAGCTCCATGGGTGCTGCCTCGAGTCCGAGGTCCCTCTGCTCGTCTACGAGTTCATCTCCAATGGCACGCTGTACGATCTCTTGCACCACCGCGACCGCGAGCTGCCCTGGGAGGCACGCCTGAGGATTGCAGCTGAGGTCGCCGGCGCGCTTACGTATCTCCACTCAGCAgcatccgtgtccattcttcatAGAGACGTCAAGTCCATGAACGTGCTTTTGAGTGACAGCTACACGGCCAAAGTCTCCGACTTTGGCGCGTCCAGGTCTATACCGATTGACCAGACACATCTCGTCACTGCTGTGCAGGGCACATTTGGGTATCTAGATCCAGAGTACTTCCACACAGGCCAACTCAACGAGAAGAGCGACGTCTACAGCTTCGGTGTCATTCTTCTCGAGTTATTGACAAGGAAGAAACCGATCGTCGATGGTGACAGCGGTTATAAGGTAAACTTGTCCAGTTATTTCTTATGGGAAACGGAGAGGAGGCCACTTGAGGAGATAGTTGACGTCGGAATTATAGGGGAAGCAAGTACGGAAGCGATTCTAGGCATGGCTCAACTGGCAGAGGAGTGCCTCAGCCTAACAAGGGAGGATAGGCCTACCATGAAGGATGTGGAGATGAGGCTACAAATGTTAAGGTGTCAGCAAGATGTTGCTCCAAGGGCACATCCAGCAAAGAGAACAAAAATGATTAGTCATGCTATTCCGATGGCTGCTAGCCAGCACGGCTCACGCCAATACAGCCAAGAGCAGGAGTTTATCTTGTCCTCGCGTGTACCACGATAG
- the LOC100277268 gene encoding uncharacterized protein LOC100277268, producing MAAAIEELRLLGSIPVLEGPGEVDGVVGEEGRPRGGGDDEEILRFMDSVDSYLLLMDSLSSALRQGWLDLASARHSMGTSRVSSTLFDHKEQSAATKLQVVDHDGLKSSESIPHFALSKWSLQEECHSTYDLSERDFTEPKMRHRGSVTTPEKGNHESANTTTLSTGADASNRVQRARSKALSVFGGLVSPKLRTAQLSFETALDLIVELANSRSNMLASFSHLKE from the exons ATGGCGGCGGCAATAGAGGAACTGCGGCTCCTGGGATCCATCCCTGTACTGGAAGGTCCGGGAGAGGTCGACGGCGTGGTGGGTGAGGAAGGGCGACCGCgaggcggcggcgacgacgaggaGATCCTGCGATTCATGGACTCGGTGGACAGCTACCTGCTCCTCATGGACTCCCTATCCTCCGCTCTTCGTCAG GGCTGGCTTGACCTGGCAAGTGCTCGCCATTCTATGGGCACATCACGCGTTTCGAGTACACTGTTTGATCACAAGGAGCAGTCTGCTGCCACTAAGCTTCAAGTTGTTGATCATGATGGCCTGAAATCATCAG AGTCAATACCACACTTTGCTCTATCAAAGTGGTCTTTGCAAGAAGAATGTCACTCCACCTATGATCTCAGTGAGAGAGATTTTACTGAGCCAAAGATGAGGCATCGAGGATCAGTTACTACCCCAG AAAAGGGAAACCATGAAAGTGCAAACACCACAACACTGTCTACAGGTGCTGATGCTAGCAATCGT GTTCAAAGAGCGAGATCAAAAGCATTATCAGTCTTTGGGGGATTGGTATCCCCAAAACTAAGAACCGCCCAACTTTCATTTGAAACAG CACTTGACTTGATTGTGGAGCTAGCAAATTCAAGGTCGAATATGTTAGCTAGTTTCTCCCACTTAAAAGAGTGA